One Frankiales bacterium genomic region harbors:
- a CDS encoding glutamate--cysteine ligase, which translates to MGEDVGPRTFTREDRARYRAKVHRCLDAFVRMLAESQFDFDRPSTGMEVELNLVDSDGRPSLRNAEVLERIGNPAFVTELGRFNLEINVPPRGLTGDGAARYEQDVRLALNTAEARARDIGAHMVMVGILPTLFPEHMTPESLSSNPRYTLLDEQLLLARGEDIHLDIRGAETLETTSDSIIPEAACTSVQFHLQVGPDDFARSWNAAQCLAAAQVGLGANSPFFLGRRLWHETRIALFMQATDTRPAELKAQGVRPRVWFGERWITSVFDLFEENTSYFPAILPVIDDEDPFEVLDAGGVPALHELRLHNGTVWRWNRPVYDVHDDAPHLRVENRVLPAGPTVVDILANGAFYFGALRALVDQERPIWSQMAFSTAEQNFEAAAQHGIDALVYWPGSGELPVSELTLRRLLPLAHEGLRSWGVDDTIRERLLGVIEGRCTTGRNGATWQVETVRRFEAAGMDRREALRRMTQEYVDRMHTNEPVHTWSSV; encoded by the coding sequence ATGGGTGAGGACGTCGGCCCCCGGACGTTCACGCGGGAGGACCGCGCGCGCTACCGCGCGAAGGTGCACCGCTGCCTCGACGCGTTCGTCCGCATGCTCGCCGAGTCGCAGTTCGACTTCGACCGGCCGAGCACCGGCATGGAGGTCGAGCTCAACCTCGTCGACTCCGACGGGCGCCCCTCCCTCCGCAACGCCGAGGTGCTCGAGCGCATCGGCAACCCGGCGTTCGTGACCGAGCTCGGCCGCTTCAACCTCGAGATCAACGTGCCGCCGCGCGGCCTCACCGGCGACGGCGCGGCGCGCTACGAGCAGGACGTGCGCCTCGCCCTCAACACGGCCGAGGCCCGCGCCCGCGACATCGGCGCGCACATGGTGATGGTCGGCATCCTCCCGACGCTGTTCCCCGAGCACATGACGCCGGAGTCGCTGAGCAGCAACCCCCGCTACACACTGCTCGACGAGCAGCTGCTGCTCGCCCGGGGGGAGGACATCCACCTCGACATCCGCGGGGCCGAGACCCTCGAGACGACGTCGGACTCGATCATCCCCGAGGCCGCCTGCACGAGCGTGCAGTTCCACCTCCAGGTGGGCCCCGACGACTTCGCCCGCAGCTGGAACGCCGCGCAGTGCCTCGCCGCGGCGCAGGTGGGCCTCGGCGCCAACTCGCCGTTCTTCCTCGGCCGCCGGCTGTGGCACGAGACCCGCATCGCGCTGTTCATGCAGGCCACCGACACCCGGCCGGCCGAGCTCAAGGCGCAGGGCGTGCGGCCGCGGGTGTGGTTCGGCGAGCGGTGGATCACCAGCGTGTTCGACCTGTTCGAGGAGAACACCTCCTACTTCCCGGCGATCCTCCCGGTGATCGACGACGAGGACCCCTTCGAGGTGCTCGACGCCGGCGGCGTGCCTGCGCTGCACGAGCTGCGGCTGCACAACGGCACGGTCTGGCGCTGGAACCGCCCGGTGTACGACGTCCACGACGACGCGCCCCACCTCCGCGTGGAGAACCGCGTGCTCCCCGCCGGTCCGACCGTCGTCGACATCCTCGCCAACGGGGCGTTCTACTTCGGCGCGCTGCGCGCCCTCGTGGACCAGGAGCGGCCGATCTGGTCGCAGATGGCGTTCTCGACGGCGGAGCAGAACTTCGAGGCGGCCGCGCAGCACGGCATCGACGCGCTGGTGTACTGGCCGGGCTCGGGCGAGCTGCCGGTGAGCGAGCTCACCCTGCGGCGTCTGCTGCCGCTCGCCCATGAGGGGCTGCGCTCGTGGGGCGTCGACGACACGATCCGCGAGCGGCTCCTCGGGGTGATCGAGGGCCGGTGCACCACCGGGCGCAACGGCGCCACGTGGCAGGTCGAGACGGTGCGCCGGTTCGAGGCGGCGGGGATGGATCGCCGCGAGGCCCTGCGCCGTATGACGCAGGAGTACGTCGACCGCATGCACACCAACGAGCCGGTGCACACCTGGTCGTCGGTCTGA
- a CDS encoding amidohydrolase, whose protein sequence is MRRDLHMHPELSGHETSTTLWIEQHLRDLGLAPVRLAVGTGLVCDLPLGSPGPGSPVVALRADIDALAMPDEKDVGYRSQAPGVAHACGHDVHTTAVLGAARALHAVGRDAGVTGTVRLVFEPSEESVPGGAVDVLREGHLDGVGAIFGVHCDPRVDVGRVGTRVGPLSSAADMVEISVRGPGGHTARPDRTVDLAALLGRLLTGVQPAVDARTGSPGALRVVFGAVHAGDAANVIPSSGVLRGTLRTPHPEVWRDTPALLRAAVGELLDGSGAEWDIAHRRGVPPVVNDPGMTAVLDAAVRDALGDDGLVGTDQSWGGDSFAWYLERVPGSYARLGVHDPESGKPRLDLHASTFDVDERAIRCGASVLATAAVDALRALSR, encoded by the coding sequence ATGCGTCGCGACCTGCACATGCATCCGGAGCTGAGCGGTCACGAGACGTCGACCACGCTGTGGATCGAGCAGCACCTGCGCGACCTCGGGCTCGCGCCGGTCCGCCTGGCGGTCGGCACGGGGCTGGTGTGCGACCTGCCCCTGGGCTCGCCCGGCCCGGGGTCCCCGGTCGTCGCGCTCCGCGCGGACATCGACGCGCTCGCGATGCCCGACGAGAAGGACGTCGGCTACCGGTCGCAGGCACCGGGGGTCGCGCACGCGTGCGGGCACGACGTCCACACCACCGCGGTCCTCGGCGCGGCCCGCGCGCTGCACGCCGTCGGCCGCGACGCCGGCGTCACCGGCACCGTCCGGCTGGTCTTCGAGCCCTCGGAGGAGTCCGTGCCCGGCGGCGCGGTCGACGTGCTGCGCGAGGGCCACCTCGACGGCGTCGGCGCCATCTTCGGGGTGCACTGCGACCCGCGGGTCGACGTCGGCCGGGTCGGCACCCGGGTCGGCCCGCTGTCGTCCGCGGCGGACATGGTCGAGATCAGCGTCCGCGGTCCCGGCGGCCACACGGCCCGTCCCGACCGCACCGTCGACCTCGCCGCGCTGCTCGGGCGGCTGCTCACCGGCGTCCAGCCGGCCGTCGACGCGCGGACCGGCTCGCCGGGTGCGCTGCGGGTCGTGTTCGGAGCGGTGCACGCCGGCGACGCCGCGAACGTGATCCCGTCGTCGGGCGTGCTGCGCGGGACGCTGCGCACGCCGCACCCCGAGGTGTGGCGGGACACCCCGGCACTGCTGCGGGCCGCGGTCGGCGAGCTTCTCGACGGTTCCGGCGCGGAGTGGGACATCGCCCACCGCCGCGGGGTGCCCCCCGTGGTCAACGACCCCGGCATGACCGCGGTGCTCGACGCCGCCGTGCGCGACGCGCTCGGCGACGACGGGCTGGTGGGCACCGACCAGTCGTGGGGCGGCGACTCGTTCGCGTGGTACCTCGAGCGGGTGCCCGGCTCCTACGCGCGGCTCGGCGTCCACGACCCGGAGTCCGGCAAGCCTCGCCTGGACCTGCACGCGAGCACTTTCGACGTCGACGAGCGCGCGATCCGGTGCGGCGCCAGCGTGCTGGCGACCGCCGCGGTCGACGCGCTGCGCGCGCTCTCGCGCTGA
- a CDS encoding universal stress protein: protein MTTSPSTIVVGIDGSAGSLAAVDWAADEAHLRGSRLQLLYGHSTNWVTLAAQPGMGVDLDAGPLGFPEEARERVVARQPDVEVAVRAVPGDAAYTLVRASHQADLVVVGAHGRSFVGRLLLGSVSQHVVTLAASPTVVVRGTPVEPDAPVAVGIDDSDTARLALQVAFEEARLRGTGLVVFHAWQEPVPSWYGMWAVSPEIEYELRSAADHLVREALVGWSEKYPEVTVEPLVTPQHPAIAAMEVSHRAQLLVLGSHGRGAFAGMTMGSVCASAVHEGGCPVMVVRPDSTQRAAWMATRG from the coding sequence ATGACGACTTCACCGAGCACCATCGTCGTGGGGATCGACGGGTCCGCGGGCAGCCTGGCCGCGGTCGACTGGGCGGCCGACGAGGCGCACCTGCGCGGGTCGCGCCTGCAGTTGCTGTACGGCCACTCCACGAACTGGGTGACCCTGGCCGCGCAGCCGGGCATGGGCGTCGACCTCGACGCCGGCCCGCTCGGCTTCCCGGAGGAGGCCCGCGAGCGGGTGGTGGCCCGTCAGCCGGACGTCGAGGTCGCCGTCCGGGCGGTCCCGGGCGACGCCGCCTACACGCTCGTGCGGGCCAGCCACCAGGCCGACCTCGTGGTGGTCGGTGCGCACGGCAGGTCCTTCGTCGGACGCCTCCTGCTCGGGTCGGTGAGCCAGCACGTCGTCACGCTCGCCGCGAGCCCGACCGTCGTCGTGCGGGGCACGCCGGTCGAGCCGGACGCCCCGGTCGCGGTCGGCATCGACGACTCGGACACCGCGCGCCTGGCGCTCCAGGTGGCCTTCGAGGAGGCCCGCCTGCGCGGCACCGGCCTGGTCGTGTTCCACGCGTGGCAGGAGCCGGTGCCGTCCTGGTACGGGATGTGGGCGGTCTCGCCGGAGATCGAGTACGAGCTGCGCAGCGCGGCCGACCACCTCGTGCGCGAGGCGCTCGTCGGCTGGTCCGAGAAGTACCCCGAGGTCACCGTCGAGCCGCTCGTGACGCCGCAGCACCCGGCCATCGCGGCCATGGAGGTGTCGCACCGCGCACAGCTGCTCGTCCTGGGCTCGCACGGGCGCGGTGCCTTCGCCGGCATGACGATGGGCTCGGTGTGCGCGTCGGCCGTGCACGAGGGCGGCTGCCCGGTGATGGTCGTGCGGCCGGACTCGACGCAGCGCGCGGCGTGGATGGCGACGCGCGGCTGA
- a CDS encoding DUF1524 domain-containing protein: MSGTGPPPDGSRRARAAVPWWQSWPAVVAGLVLCVVPGLVLLWLRPGSARVKAALTAATVGGVAILGAASAAVPPSAPSGGPPAALAPASVGSTPAGSTAPAASASPTAATAPATSAPAAAPSTSARPSTPPAAGTALALAETLRVKGRAPMTGYSRAMFGPAWADVDGNGCDTRNDVLRRDLTGLTMRDACVVLRGTLRDPYDGSTIAFVRGVGTSSRVQIDHVVALGDAWQKGAQSWSAAKREALANDPLDLLAVDGPNNERKGDGDAATWLPPARSFRCAYVARQTAVKAKYGLWVTAAEKAAILRVLGACPDMRALPPGPLVLPSDVPATAPTTSAPAAGSPGGAGLDPRFATCAAAKAAGYGPYVRGRDPEYAWYRDADGDGVDCE; the protein is encoded by the coding sequence ATGTCGGGGACGGGTCCGCCACCTGACGGGTCCCGGCGTGCCCGGGCCGCGGTGCCGTGGTGGCAGTCGTGGCCGGCCGTGGTGGCCGGGCTCGTGCTCTGCGTCGTGCCCGGTCTCGTGCTCCTGTGGCTGCGCCCCGGCTCGGCCCGGGTCAAGGCCGCCCTCACCGCCGCCACCGTGGGCGGCGTCGCCATCCTGGGGGCCGCCTCCGCGGCGGTCCCCCCGTCCGCGCCGAGCGGCGGCCCGCCCGCGGCCCTCGCCCCGGCCTCGGTCGGTTCCACCCCGGCCGGCTCCACCGCACCAGCCGCGTCGGCGTCCCCCACCGCAGCGACAGCACCCGCGACGTCCGCGCCCGCGGCGGCGCCCTCGACGTCGGCCCGCCCGTCCACGCCGCCCGCGGCCGGCACCGCCCTCGCGCTGGCCGAGACGCTGCGGGTGAAGGGCCGCGCCCCCATGACCGGATACAGCCGGGCGATGTTCGGCCCGGCGTGGGCCGATGTGGACGGCAACGGGTGCGACACCCGCAACGACGTGCTGCGCCGCGACCTGACCGGCCTCACGATGCGCGACGCGTGCGTGGTGCTGCGCGGCACGCTGCGCGACCCCTACGACGGCTCCACCATCGCCTTCGTCCGCGGCGTGGGAACCTCCTCGCGCGTGCAGATCGACCACGTGGTGGCGCTGGGCGACGCCTGGCAGAAGGGCGCGCAGTCGTGGTCGGCGGCGAAGCGCGAGGCGCTGGCCAACGACCCGCTCGACCTGCTGGCCGTCGACGGTCCCAACAACGAGCGCAAGGGCGACGGCGACGCGGCCACCTGGCTGCCGCCCGCCCGGTCCTTCCGCTGCGCGTACGTCGCGCGGCAGACGGCGGTGAAGGCGAAGTACGGCCTGTGGGTCACTGCCGCGGAGAAGGCGGCGATCCTCCGCGTGCTCGGCGCCTGCCCCGACATGCGGGCCCTGCCGCCCGGGCCCCTCGTCCTGCCGAGCGACGTCCCCGCCACGGCGCCGACGACGTCGGCCCCGGCTGCCGGGAGCCCGGGCGGCGCAGGCCTCGACCCCCGCTTCGCGACGTGCGCCGCGGCCAAGGCCGCCGGTTACGGCCCCTACGTGCGCGGCCGCGACCCGGAGTACGCGTGGTACCGCGACGCCGACGGCGACGGCGTCGACTGCGAGTGA
- a CDS encoding helix-turn-helix domain-containing protein: MTARAGVRPGATSSEAETFGDRLRRLREEAGLTQSALAGDRLHPSYVSLLEAGRRSPTRESVEVLAQRLGITPAQLLGEVDAAWETPLALAEAALGLGKTGDALDLLEPHVSAVTVGSVAGGGLYHRLGLAYATALERSGRPGDAVPVLETLAAGIEAAHGALPWLPTTVALVRCYRDSGDLARAIDVGEAARARCAGVLAADHQGHAALVSTLASAYGERGDLLRAQILLDELLERPAAGTDLDEHACALWNRSIVAAERGDAVAALDLSEQASTLLGLGNNLRARALLQVSRAWIQLAQRPPQAEEARDALREAMPHVRQHAGAMGIASAETELARAELLLGRPEVARRHATSALTRLGDDYPIERARALVALGAAVLELTDRTEGTDLLEEAAGLLRAARAGRQCAVVWRQLCEVYRSLGDFERAMAASDRALDCAGLAREAVVDVTASAARTGHRRRSSTGSPTGAVGGRPGTRARTADAVLAR, translated from the coding sequence GTGACCGCGCGCGCCGGCGTACGGCCGGGCGCGACCAGCTCCGAGGCGGAGACCTTCGGCGACCGGCTGCGCCGGCTGCGCGAGGAGGCCGGGCTCACCCAGTCCGCGCTGGCCGGCGACCGGCTGCACCCCAGCTACGTGAGCCTGCTCGAGGCGGGCCGGCGCTCCCCCACCCGCGAGTCCGTCGAGGTGCTCGCCCAGCGTCTGGGCATCACGCCGGCCCAGCTGCTCGGCGAGGTGGACGCCGCGTGGGAGACGCCGCTGGCGCTGGCCGAGGCTGCGCTGGGCCTGGGCAAGACCGGCGACGCCCTGGACCTGCTCGAGCCGCACGTGAGTGCCGTGACGGTCGGGTCCGTCGCCGGGGGCGGCCTGTACCACCGCCTGGGGCTTGCCTACGCCACCGCGCTGGAGCGGTCGGGGCGTCCGGGCGATGCCGTCCCTGTGCTGGAGACACTCGCTGCCGGGATCGAGGCCGCCCACGGGGCGCTGCCCTGGCTGCCGACCACGGTCGCGCTGGTCCGCTGCTACCGCGACTCCGGCGACCTGGCCCGCGCGATCGACGTCGGCGAGGCGGCGCGCGCCCGGTGCGCGGGCGTCCTCGCGGCCGACCACCAGGGGCACGCGGCGCTGGTCTCGACCCTGGCCAGCGCGTACGGCGAGCGCGGCGACCTGCTGCGCGCCCAGATCCTGCTCGACGAGCTGCTCGAGCGACCCGCGGCCGGCACGGACCTCGACGAGCATGCCTGTGCGCTGTGGAACCGCTCCATCGTGGCGGCGGAACGAGGCGACGCGGTGGCCGCTCTGGACTTGTCGGAGCAGGCGTCCACGCTGCTCGGCCTCGGCAACAACCTGCGGGCGCGCGCCCTTCTCCAGGTGTCGAGAGCGTGGATCCAGCTCGCCCAGCGGCCGCCGCAGGCGGAGGAGGCGCGCGACGCGCTGCGCGAGGCGATGCCCCACGTCCGCCAGCACGCCGGCGCCATGGGGATCGCGAGTGCAGAGACCGAGCTGGCCCGCGCCGAGCTGCTGCTCGGCCGGCCCGAGGTGGCGCGCCGCCACGCGACGAGCGCGCTCACCCGCCTCGGCGACGACTACCCCATCGAGCGGGCGCGGGCCCTCGTGGCGCTCGGCGCCGCGGTGCTCGAGCTCACCGACCGGACCGAAGGGACCGACCTGCTGGAGGAGGCCGCCGGCCTGCTGCGGGCGGCGCGCGCCGGCCGGCAGTGCGCCGTGGTGTGGCGCCAGCTCTGCGAGGTCTACCGGTCCCTCGGCGACTTCGAGCGCGCGATGGCGGCCAGCGACCGCGCCCTGGACTGCGCGGGCCTGGCCCGCGAGGCCGTCGTGGACGTGACGGCGTCGGCGGCCCGCACGGGGCACCGGCGCCGCTCCTCCACCGGCTCGCCGACGGGCGCCGTCGGTGGCCGCCCGGGCACGCGGGCCCGCACGGCCGACGCCGTGCTCGCCCGCTGA
- a CDS encoding AAA family ATPase, which produces MLVGRAPQCAALDAVLAWARTGRSASLLLVGEPGLGKTALLDWAAEQAVAAGMRVVRLVAVEAESAITAAGTGLLLRLLDADPADTAVHAVLDALVAASREQPLLVTVDDAQWLDVATRQALGFAARRLLADPVAMVLSSRPGDLGSLEAFPATEVPPLDREASRELLRARFPAMTTTRADEVADALGHVPLPLVEVGRLLTEDELLGRDPLPEPLPVSDAVQSRYAQGFASLEEPARRLLVLLAADDGTDPTLVSEARERLGLGAGLWERAESTGLVRLGAVPQFVHPLARASVHSAADPAQRRAAHAALGEVLRARDEEELAVRHLALAATGPDEHLAEALVRLAEVAAAERPGPSAAALALAGARLASGPAQRDRLRVLAAECSVGLRAVELAEQVQASTQEPVLLARCVMVRVDADERADPAQLVELTRQLDHLDLPEPLALRSSVASVWAAIHASDVARLEELAVGAEAERLGGSSWLATAALGMAFTFLGRHHRGVPLLREAQARSADVDPASLPPERAVDWATVAGWLGDDAEHDRRMRSLDRALRASGQPELVAVAAFFSAERDRREGDWARAEAMLAEAIELRTATGEPSGVEWSRLASLLACQGHEVRVEQAVEAARDDFARRGASPWQQDWVSEARGVLALGLGRLEEAAELLAPLATRPYVGRGARDAVALGLADLAEVRAALGRVAEARQAAEDLARRLHGVHDPQGTALVHRARAVSGLGDADTEYAQALERFAETQEVFETARTELLLGEHLRRTQRPSRARDPLRRALEGFERTRTQPWVERARRELAAAGGRPAAGAAGRDGPSRDRVLTPQELRVALAVTEGGTNAEVAAALFVSVKTVEYHLGNVFRKLAVRSRGGLAVALRREGLLGGDATAPA; this is translated from the coding sequence GTGCTCGTGGGTCGTGCGCCTCAGTGCGCAGCGCTGGACGCCGTGCTGGCGTGGGCCCGCACGGGCCGGTCGGCCTCCCTCCTGCTGGTGGGCGAGCCCGGGCTGGGCAAGACCGCGCTCCTGGACTGGGCCGCCGAGCAGGCGGTCGCGGCGGGGATGCGCGTCGTCCGCCTGGTCGCGGTTGAGGCCGAGTCGGCGATCACCGCCGCCGGGACAGGCCTGCTGCTGCGCCTGCTCGACGCCGATCCCGCCGACACCGCGGTGCACGCGGTGCTCGATGCGCTCGTGGCCGCCAGCCGCGAACAGCCGCTCCTGGTCACGGTCGACGACGCCCAGTGGCTCGACGTCGCGACCCGGCAGGCGCTCGGCTTCGCGGCCCGCCGGCTGCTCGCCGACCCGGTGGCGATGGTGCTGTCGTCGCGTCCCGGCGACCTCGGTAGCCTCGAGGCGTTCCCAGCGACCGAGGTGCCCCCGCTCGACCGGGAGGCGAGCCGCGAGCTGCTGCGCGCGCGGTTCCCGGCGATGACGACCACCCGCGCGGACGAGGTGGCCGACGCGCTGGGGCACGTGCCGCTGCCGCTGGTGGAGGTGGGGCGGCTGCTCACCGAGGACGAGCTGCTCGGCCGCGACCCGCTGCCCGAGCCACTGCCTGTGAGCGACGCGGTGCAGAGTCGCTACGCGCAAGGCTTCGCCTCGCTGGAGGAGCCAGCCCGCCGGCTGCTGGTGCTGCTCGCGGCCGACGACGGCACGGACCCGACGCTGGTGTCCGAGGCCCGCGAGCGGCTCGGGCTGGGCGCCGGGCTGTGGGAGCGCGCCGAGAGCACCGGCCTGGTGCGGCTGGGTGCGGTGCCGCAGTTCGTGCACCCGTTGGCGCGGGCCTCGGTGCACTCCGCCGCGGACCCGGCGCAACGGCGCGCCGCGCACGCCGCGCTCGGCGAAGTGCTGCGTGCGCGCGACGAGGAGGAGCTCGCGGTGCGGCACCTCGCGCTGGCCGCGACCGGTCCGGACGAGCACCTCGCCGAGGCGCTCGTCCGCCTCGCCGAGGTCGCGGCGGCCGAGCGCCCGGGCCCGTCGGCTGCGGCGCTCGCGCTCGCCGGCGCGCGCCTCGCCTCCGGCCCGGCGCAGCGGGACCGGCTGCGGGTGCTGGCGGCCGAGTGCTCCGTGGGCCTGCGCGCCGTCGAGCTCGCCGAGCAGGTGCAGGCCTCCACACAGGAGCCCGTGCTGCTGGCCCGCTGCGTGATGGTGCGGGTGGACGCCGACGAGCGGGCCGACCCGGCGCAGCTCGTCGAGCTCACCCGCCAGCTCGACCACCTCGACCTGCCGGAGCCCCTGGCGCTGCGCAGCAGCGTCGCGTCGGTGTGGGCGGCGATCCACGCCTCGGACGTGGCCAGGCTCGAGGAGCTGGCCGTCGGTGCCGAGGCCGAGCGGCTCGGCGGCTCGTCGTGGCTGGCGACCGCCGCCCTGGGGATGGCGTTCACCTTCCTCGGCCGTCACCACCGCGGGGTCCCGCTGCTGCGCGAGGCGCAGGCCCGGTCCGCCGACGTGGATCCCGCGTCCCTGCCGCCCGAGCGCGCGGTCGACTGGGCCACGGTGGCCGGCTGGCTGGGGGACGACGCGGAGCACGACCGGCGGATGCGCAGCCTCGACCGCGCCCTGCGCGCGTCCGGACAGCCCGAGCTCGTGGCCGTGGCGGCGTTCTTCTCCGCCGAGCGCGACCGCAGGGAGGGGGACTGGGCGCGCGCGGAGGCCATGCTGGCCGAGGCGATCGAGCTGCGCACCGCCACGGGCGAGCCGAGCGGCGTCGAGTGGTCTCGCCTGGCCAGCCTGCTGGCGTGCCAGGGCCACGAGGTGCGGGTCGAGCAGGCCGTCGAGGCCGCCCGCGACGACTTCGCCCGGCGCGGCGCCTCCCCCTGGCAGCAGGACTGGGTGTCCGAGGCGCGCGGTGTGCTCGCGCTCGGCCTCGGCCGCCTCGAGGAGGCCGCCGAGCTGCTCGCGCCGTTGGCGACCCGGCCCTACGTCGGGCGCGGGGCGCGCGACGCGGTGGCGCTCGGGCTCGCCGACCTCGCCGAGGTGCGCGCTGCGCTCGGGCGCGTCGCCGAGGCACGGCAGGCCGCGGAGGACCTGGCCCGACGGCTCCACGGCGTCCACGACCCGCAGGGGACCGCCCTCGTGCACCGGGCCCGCGCAGTGTCCGGTCTGGGCGACGCCGACACGGAGTACGCGCAGGCGCTCGAGCGCTTCGCCGAGACGCAGGAGGTCTTCGAGACGGCGCGGACCGAGCTGCTCCTCGGCGAGCACCTGCGCCGCACGCAGCGGCCGTCCCGCGCGCGTGACCCGCTGCGCCGGGCGCTCGAGGGGTTCGAGCGGACGCGCACCCAGCCGTGGGTCGAGCGGGCCCGGCGCGAGCTGGCGGCGGCCGGTGGTCGGCCGGCGGCCGGCGCAGCGGGGCGGGACGGTCCCTCCCGCGACCGGGTCCTCACCCCTCAGGAGCTGCGCGTCGCCCTCGCCGTCACCGAGGGGGGCACCAACGCCGAGGTGGCTGCGGCCCTGTTCGTGTCGGTCAAGACGGTGGAGTACCACCTGGGCAACGTCTTCCGGAAGCTCGCGGTGCGGTCGCGAGGCGGCCTCGCGGTGGCGCTGCGGCGCGAGGGCCTGCTCGGCGGGGACGCCACGGCGCCGGCATGA
- a CDS encoding FAD-binding protein: MTQWNWAHNHAYAHERWAEPADVDELAGLVTSATRVRAVGSRHSFNELCDSDDLVVDLARLRQPPAVDPERRVVTVSPGVRFGDVARAVAEHGLALRNLGSLPHISVVGATATGTHGSGIANPVLATAVSRVRLVRADGSTSEHRRGDAGFPATVLSLGAAGIAVDMDLDLVPEFWIRQTREPVSLPDLLDDAEHILSEGYSVSIFTRWAATEQSEVLRKTAVDPGSPGPLPAASVPSLLLGDGDNLTPTDEPLLWHDGLPHFRLDHQPSFGAEIQSEWFVPRERTAASLHAVAQLAPELAPHLLVSEIRSIAADELWLSPAQGRDSTCLHFTWKQHPEAVARLVRQVGTLLEPHSARPHWGKVFTADQPDWASLYPHLPDFVHVVEELDPAGTFRNRFLNQVLGTEA, from the coding sequence ATGACGCAGTGGAACTGGGCGCACAACCACGCCTACGCCCATGAGCGATGGGCCGAACCGGCCGACGTCGACGAGCTGGCCGGGCTGGTGACCAGCGCGACAAGGGTCCGGGCCGTCGGCTCGCGACACTCCTTCAACGAGCTGTGCGACAGCGACGACCTCGTCGTCGACCTCGCTCGCCTGCGGCAGCCGCCCGCCGTCGACCCGGAGCGCCGGGTCGTCACCGTCAGCCCCGGAGTGCGGTTCGGCGACGTCGCCCGCGCCGTGGCCGAGCACGGCCTCGCGCTGCGCAACCTCGGCTCGCTGCCGCACATCTCGGTGGTCGGGGCGACCGCCACCGGCACCCACGGATCAGGGATCGCGAACCCGGTCCTGGCCACCGCCGTCTCGAGGGTGCGGCTGGTCCGCGCGGACGGCTCGACCAGCGAGCACCGCCGCGGCGACGCCGGCTTCCCGGCCACGGTGCTGTCGCTCGGCGCGGCCGGGATCGCCGTGGACATGGACCTCGACCTCGTGCCGGAGTTCTGGATCCGGCAGACGCGAGAGCCGGTGTCCTTGCCCGACCTGCTCGACGACGCCGAGCACATCCTGAGCGAGGGGTACAGCGTCAGCATCTTCACCCGGTGGGCTGCCACCGAGCAGTCCGAGGTGCTCCGCAAGACCGCCGTCGACCCGGGCTCGCCTGGTCCACTGCCGGCGGCGTCGGTGCCGAGCCTGCTGCTCGGCGACGGCGACAACCTCACCCCGACCGACGAGCCACTGCTCTGGCACGACGGCCTGCCGCACTTCCGGCTCGACCATCAGCCCAGCTTCGGCGCCGAGATCCAGTCCGAGTGGTTCGTCCCACGCGAGCGCACAGCGGCGAGCCTGCACGCCGTGGCTCAGCTCGCGCCCGAGCTGGCACCGCACCTGCTCGTCAGCGAGATCCGCTCGATCGCGGCCGACGAGCTCTGGCTCTCGCCGGCCCAGGGCCGCGACAGCACCTGCCTGCACTTCACCTGGAAGCAGCACCCCGAGGCCGTCGCCCGGTTGGTCCGTCAGGTGGGGACGCTCCTCGAGCCGCACTCTGCCCGCCCGCACTGGGGCAAGGTCTTCACCGCGGACCAGCCCGACTGGGCCAGCCTGTACCCGCACCTCCCGGACTTCGTCCACGTGGTCGAGGAGCTCGACCCCGCAGGCACGTTCAGGAACAGGTTCTTGAACCAAGTGCTGGGGACCGAGGCATGA